From a single Alloactinosynnema sp. L-07 genomic region:
- a CDS encoding class I SAM-dependent methyltransferase — protein MSFEQVKRDWTELGAQDPLWAVHVATDKRGGRWDVDDFLDLGARDVAKARKWLADLGLPTEWARVLDFGCGAGRLSQALAEHADEVVGVDVSEPMLETARALDRTDGRCEFVLNEVPDLHVFTSNSFDLVYSELVLQHLPAKAIKGYLAEFVRVLRPGGVAVLQCTTRPLWTLKGTIWRVAPYRLVRLGQKHVLGYPAPMRMTALSPARVRSVVGAHGAEVVAAVSTDEPETHWQSTRYVIRKGGAA, from the coding sequence ATGAGTTTCGAGCAGGTCAAGCGGGACTGGACCGAGTTGGGCGCCCAGGATCCGCTGTGGGCGGTGCACGTGGCCACCGACAAGCGTGGCGGCCGCTGGGATGTCGACGACTTCCTCGACCTGGGCGCGCGCGACGTGGCCAAGGCCCGCAAGTGGCTGGCCGACCTCGGCCTGCCGACCGAGTGGGCGCGCGTGCTCGACTTCGGCTGCGGCGCGGGCAGGCTCTCTCAGGCGCTGGCCGAGCACGCCGACGAGGTCGTCGGCGTCGACGTGTCCGAGCCGATGCTGGAGACCGCGCGGGCCCTGGACCGCACCGACGGGCGGTGCGAGTTCGTCCTCAACGAGGTGCCCGACCTGCACGTGTTCACCAGCAACAGCTTCGACCTGGTCTATTCGGAGCTGGTGTTGCAGCACCTGCCCGCCAAGGCCATCAAGGGCTATCTCGCCGAGTTCGTCCGGGTACTGCGCCCGGGCGGGGTCGCGGTGCTGCAGTGCACCACCCGGCCGCTGTGGACGCTCAAAGGGACGATCTGGCGCGTGGCGCCCTACCGGCTGGTGCGCCTGGGCCAGAAACACGTGCTCGGCTACCCCGCGCCGATGCGCATGACCGCGCTGTCGCCCGCCAGGGTGCGGTCGGTCGTGGGCGCGCACGGCGCCGAGGTCGTCGCCGCGGTCAGCACCGACGAGCCCGAGACGCACTGGCAGTCGACCAGATACGTCATTCGCAAGGGCGGGGCGGCCTGA
- a CDS encoding substrate-binding and VWA domain-containing protein, translating to MGRHSPTDGRAAHRSPVLILSLLLVVALVGWLSFDLLRDKLGASDCDSVTSLSVAAAPDIAPVLTQVGKDALESGEECYDVRVIARESAAVAESVAVSDGTDPPDVWVPESAMWLQRAQSNGAWQTPVKGTPIASSPVVMAVTDDVAGQFGWPAARPSWTQLFETPAVTEAMGFPDPARDPVGTATLFAITESAGTDSVALTATMRKLSANTVTEAAELFLRLPGSTSSLPPLSAFPATETAVLRHNVKQSPTKLVAVYADTAPPSLDYPFVVLPGTADAKRAVAERFLTRLLSSSAAELLGAAGFRGANGAMLRDRSQDKRVIGETLPPVPLPDSGEVDKVLNEWAGVNLSARIQVLLDVSGSMAERVPGTDKTRMSVTLDAAELGIRLFKPSTKIGLWIFSTNLAGDQDYRELLPVRPVAEHLANNGIATVRSIEKQTKGATGLYDSTLAAYRSARQNWEPGRINLVLVMTDGKNEDPKGISRDQLLADLAGLVDAKRPIPIIGIGVGPDIDVAELKAITDATGGETFSTPDPTKIIDIFYRALSKLLCQPPACKPAPGN from the coding sequence ATGGGGCGACACTCGCCCACCGATGGGCGGGCCGCGCACCGCTCGCCGGTGCTGATCTTGAGCCTGCTCCTCGTCGTGGCGCTCGTCGGCTGGCTGAGCTTCGACCTGCTGCGCGACAAGCTCGGCGCGTCCGACTGCGACTCGGTCACCTCCCTGTCCGTCGCCGCCGCCCCCGACATCGCCCCGGTGCTCACCCAGGTCGGCAAGGACGCCTTGGAGAGCGGCGAAGAGTGCTATGACGTGCGCGTCATCGCCCGCGAGTCGGCCGCGGTGGCCGAGTCGGTCGCGGTGTCCGACGGCACCGACCCGCCGGACGTGTGGGTGCCCGAGTCGGCGATGTGGCTGCAGCGGGCCCAGTCCAACGGCGCGTGGCAGACCCCGGTGAAGGGCACGCCGATCGCGTCGTCCCCGGTCGTCATGGCCGTCACCGATGACGTGGCGGGCCAGTTCGGCTGGCCCGCGGCACGGCCGTCGTGGACCCAGCTGTTCGAGACCCCGGCGGTCACGGAGGCGATGGGCTTCCCGGACCCGGCCCGCGACCCGGTCGGCACTGCGACCCTGTTCGCGATCACCGAGTCCGCGGGCACCGACTCCGTCGCGCTGACCGCCACCATGCGCAAGCTCTCGGCCAACACCGTCACCGAGGCCGCCGAGCTGTTCCTGCGACTGCCCGGCTCGACCAGCAGCCTGCCGCCACTGTCGGCGTTCCCGGCCACGGAGACCGCGGTGCTGCGGCACAACGTCAAGCAGAGCCCGACCAAACTGGTCGCCGTCTACGCCGACACCGCGCCGCCGTCGCTGGACTACCCGTTCGTCGTGCTGCCCGGCACCGCCGACGCCAAGCGCGCGGTCGCCGAGCGCTTCCTGACCAGGCTGCTCAGCTCTAGCGCGGCCGAACTGCTCGGCGCGGCCGGATTCCGCGGCGCGAACGGGGCCATGCTGCGCGACCGCTCCCAGGACAAACGGGTCATCGGCGAGACGCTGCCCCCGGTGCCGCTGCCCGACAGCGGCGAGGTCGACAAGGTGCTCAATGAGTGGGCCGGGGTCAACCTCAGCGCCCGCATCCAGGTGCTGCTCGACGTGTCCGGGTCGATGGCCGAGCGGGTCCCTGGCACCGACAAGACCAGGATGAGCGTCACCCTCGACGCCGCCGAACTGGGCATCCGGCTGTTCAAGCCGAGCACCAAGATCGGCCTGTGGATCTTCTCCACGAACCTCGCGGGCGACCAGGACTACCGGGAGTTGCTGCCGGTCCGGCCGGTCGCCGAGCATCTGGCCAACAACGGCATCGCCACGGTGCGCAGCATCGAGAAGCAGACCAAGGGCGCCACCGGGCTCTACGACAGCACCCTGGCGGCCTACCGCTCCGCGCGGCAGAATTGGGAACCCGGTCGGATCAATCTCGTGCTCGTCATGACCGACGGCAAGAACGAGGACCCCAAGGGCATCAGCCGCGACCAGCTGCTGGCCGACCTGGCCGGGCTCGTCGACGCCAAGCGGCCGATCCCGATCATCGGCATCGGCGTCGGCCCCGACATCGACGTCGCCGAGCTCAAGGCGATCACCGACGCCACCGGCGGCGAGACGTTCTCCACGCCCGATCCGACCAAGATCATCGACATCTTCTACCGCGCGTTGAGCAAACTCCTCTGCCAGCCACCGGCATGCAAGCCCGCCCCCGGAAATTGA
- a CDS encoding substrate-binding domain-containing protein, whose protein sequence is MGRHSSSAKARLGLRSPVVLLAGLLVLALLGWFGFGFVKDRLGGTDCAQTTVLQVTAAPDVAGIVDSAAKRTAESDAAECFRVAVTNRDSAATAESLVLSDGTELPDVWVPESTLWLQRAQDKGAWNTPVQGTSIASSPVVLALTDDTASALGWPGRQPTWANVLGPDASKVQIGLPDPARDPVGVSLLYGVRALTATAADQAAALTGLLRRLSANTLPAAADLFTRLPGGTSPAEPLGAFPTSENTLLRHNVKGSEAPLVAAYADPSVPSLDYPYTVLPKATDAKRGIAQKFLGRLLESASVASFADAGFRAPDGKALRDRSQDKRTSAAPVDQIALPAAAEIDQLLNQWAGVNLNSRMQVLLDVSGSMNQPVPGTGLNRMAVTLKAAELGIGLFRPTSKFGMWLFSTNLDGDKDYTELMPVATVTDQLAGGALDKLRGVKAIPGGATGLYDSVLAAYQNARANWEPGRINLVIVLTDGKNEDPNGISREQLLAELAKLQDPRRPLAVVGIGIGPDIDVAELDAISKATGGQAFTTPDPTKIGDIFYAALSKLLCQPPGCKPGS, encoded by the coding sequence ATGGGACGGCATTCGTCATCGGCGAAGGCCAGATTGGGCCTGCGCTCTCCCGTCGTGCTGCTGGCGGGCCTGCTCGTGCTCGCCCTGCTCGGCTGGTTCGGCTTCGGGTTCGTCAAGGACAGGCTCGGCGGCACCGACTGCGCCCAGACGACCGTCCTGCAGGTAACCGCCGCCCCGGACGTGGCGGGCATCGTCGACTCGGCGGCCAAGCGCACGGCCGAGTCGGACGCGGCGGAGTGCTTCCGGGTCGCGGTGACCAACCGCGACTCGGCGGCCACCGCCGAGTCCCTCGTCCTGTCCGACGGCACCGAACTGCCCGACGTCTGGGTGCCGGAGTCGACCCTGTGGTTGCAGCGCGCCCAGGACAAGGGCGCGTGGAACACCCCGGTGCAGGGCACGTCGATCGCGTCGTCGCCGGTCGTGCTCGCGCTGACCGATGACACGGCCTCCGCGCTGGGCTGGCCGGGCAGGCAGCCGACGTGGGCAAACGTGCTGGGCCCGGACGCGAGCAAGGTGCAGATCGGCCTGCCCGACCCGGCCCGCGACCCGGTCGGGGTGTCGCTGCTCTACGGCGTGCGCGCGCTGACCGCGACCGCCGCCGACCAGGCCGCCGCGCTGACGGGCCTGCTGCGCAGGCTCTCGGCCAACACCCTGCCCGCCGCGGCCGACCTGTTCACCCGGCTGCCCGGCGGCACCAGCCCGGCCGAGCCGCTCGGGGCCTTCCCGACCTCGGAGAACACGCTGCTGCGGCACAACGTCAAGGGCTCCGAGGCGCCGCTGGTCGCCGCCTACGCCGATCCCTCGGTGCCATCGCTGGACTACCCGTACACGGTGCTGCCGAAAGCGACCGACGCCAAGCGGGGCATCGCCCAGAAGTTCCTCGGCAGGCTGCTGGAGTCGGCCTCGGTCGCCTCCTTCGCCGACGCGGGCTTCCGCGCCCCGGACGGCAAGGCGCTGCGCGACCGCTCACAGGACAAGCGCACCAGCGCCGCCCCGGTCGACCAGATCGCCCTGCCCGCGGCCGCCGAGATCGACCAGCTGCTCAACCAGTGGGCCGGGGTCAACCTGAACTCGCGCATGCAGGTGCTGCTCGACGTGTCCGGCTCGATGAACCAGCCGGTTCCCGGCACCGGCCTGAACCGGATGGCGGTCACCCTCAAGGCCGCCGAGCTGGGCATCGGCCTGTTCCGGCCGACGTCGAAGTTCGGCATGTGGCTGTTCTCCACCAACCTCGACGGCGACAAGGACTACACCGAGCTGATGCCCGTCGCCACGGTCACCGACCAGCTCGCGGGCGGCGCCCTGGACAAGCTGCGCGGCGTGAAGGCGATCCCGGGCGGCGCGACCGGCCTCTACGACAGCGTGCTCGCCGCCTACCAGAACGCCAGGGCGAACTGGGAGCCCGGCCGGATCAACCTGGTCATCGTGCTGACCGACGGCAAGAACGAGGACCCCAACGGCATCAGCCGGGAACAGCTGCTCGCCGAGCTGGCCAAGCTGCAGGACCCGCGCAGGCCGCTGGCCGTCGTCGGCATCGGCATCGGCCCCGACATCGACGTCGCCGAGCTGGACGCGATCTCCAAGGCCACCGGCGGACAGGCGTTCACCACCCCGGACCCGACCAAGATCGGCGACATCTTCTACGCCGCGCTGAGCAAGCTGCTGTGCCAGCCGCCGGGGTGCAAGCCCGGTTCGTGA
- a CDS encoding long-chain fatty acid--CoA ligase, protein MREFAVPAVAWREEAGGLADLIYTNAKEAPNGVAFRRKVGGQWRDVTWTTFVAEVDEVAKGLVGAGIGAGDRVAILAATRYEWTLLDFAVWAAGAVSVPIYVTSSAEQIQWILSDSGAVAAIVETDEHLGRLESVRANLPALKNVWQIEKGAIDTIVAAGAETDVAAIGARRAAVQKADVATIIYTSGTTGQPKGCVLTHENFFTECAGATDVLGPLFHGHGSTEDATTLLFLPIAHVFGRMVEVGCVYARATMGHGPDVKKLLEDLGTFQPTFILSVPYVLEKVYNGARQKAHAAGKGKIFDAAAATAIAYSEAEGKAGLGLKIKHAVFDKLVYSKLRAAMGGKAKYAISGGAALGLRLTHFFRGIGLVVLEGYGLTETTAASTVNAPTNFKAGTVGLPLPGTTVKIAEDGEILVKGGVVFHGYWNNDAATRDAVSDDGWFATGDLGSIDADGFLSITGRKKEILVTSGGKNVAPAVIEDRIASHPLVGQAMVVGDGQKYIAALITVDPDYFTYWKTTVNKPASATVADLIDDPELVAEVQKAVDEGNAAVSTAESVRKFRILAAEFSPETGHLTPSLKLKRRVIMKDFGAEVDSLYS, encoded by the coding sequence ATGCGCGAGTTCGCCGTCCCTGCTGTCGCTTGGCGAGAAGAGGCGGGCGGCCTGGCCGACCTGATCTACACCAACGCCAAGGAGGCCCCCAACGGCGTCGCGTTCCGGCGCAAGGTCGGCGGGCAGTGGCGTGATGTGACCTGGACCACCTTCGTCGCCGAGGTCGATGAGGTGGCAAAGGGGCTGGTCGGGGCTGGTATCGGCGCGGGTGACCGGGTCGCGATCCTGGCCGCGACCCGCTACGAATGGACGCTGCTCGACTTCGCCGTCTGGGCCGCGGGTGCGGTGTCGGTGCCGATCTACGTGACGTCGTCGGCCGAGCAGATCCAGTGGATCCTGTCCGACTCGGGCGCCGTCGCCGCGATCGTGGAGACCGACGAGCACCTGGGCCGCTTGGAGAGCGTGCGCGCGAACCTGCCCGCCCTGAAGAACGTGTGGCAGATCGAGAAGGGCGCGATCGACACGATCGTCGCCGCGGGCGCCGAGACCGACGTCGCCGCGATCGGGGCCCGCCGGGCCGCGGTCCAGAAGGCCGACGTCGCCACGATCATCTACACCTCGGGGACCACCGGCCAGCCCAAGGGCTGCGTGCTGACCCACGAGAACTTCTTCACCGAGTGCGCGGGCGCCACCGACGTGCTGGGCCCGCTGTTCCACGGACACGGCAGCACCGAGGACGCCACTACGCTGCTGTTCCTGCCGATCGCGCACGTGTTCGGCCGCATGGTCGAGGTCGGCTGCGTGTACGCGCGCGCCACCATGGGCCACGGGCCCGACGTCAAGAAGCTGCTCGAGGACCTCGGGACCTTCCAGCCGACGTTCATCCTGTCGGTGCCCTACGTCCTGGAGAAGGTCTACAACGGCGCCCGGCAGAAGGCGCACGCCGCGGGCAAGGGCAAGATCTTCGACGCCGCCGCGGCCACCGCGATCGCCTACAGCGAGGCCGAGGGCAAGGCCGGGCTGGGTCTGAAGATCAAGCACGCGGTGTTCGACAAGCTGGTCTACAGCAAGCTGCGCGCCGCGATGGGCGGCAAGGCGAAGTACGCCATCTCCGGCGGCGCCGCGCTGGGGCTGCGGCTCACGCACTTCTTCCGCGGCATCGGCCTGGTGGTGCTGGAGGGCTACGGCCTGACCGAGACCACCGCGGCCTCCACGGTGAACGCGCCGACGAACTTCAAGGCGGGCACCGTCGGGCTGCCGCTGCCGGGCACCACGGTCAAGATCGCCGAGGACGGCGAGATCCTGGTCAAGGGCGGGGTGGTGTTCCACGGCTACTGGAACAACGACGCCGCGACCAGGGACGCGGTGTCCGATGACGGCTGGTTCGCCACCGGCGACCTCGGCTCGATCGACGCCGACGGCTTCCTGTCGATCACCGGCCGCAAGAAGGAGATCCTGGTGACCAGCGGCGGCAAGAACGTCGCCCCCGCCGTCATCGAGGACCGGATCGCCTCGCACCCGCTGGTCGGGCAGGCCATGGTGGTCGGGGACGGGCAGAAGTACATCGCCGCGCTGATCACCGTCGACCCGGACTACTTCACCTACTGGAAGACGACGGTCAACAAGCCCGCCAGCGCCACCGTCGCCGACCTCATCGACGACCCGGAGCTGGTCGCGGAGGTGCAGAAGGCGGTCGACGAGGGCAACGCCGCGGTGTCGACGGCCGAGTCGGTGCGCAAGTTCCGCATCCTGGCCGCCGAGTTCTCCCCCGAGACCGGCCACCTCACCCCGTCGCTCAAGCTCAAGCGCCGGGTGATCATGAAGGACTTCGGCGCAGAGGTGGACAGCCTGTACTCGTAG
- a CDS encoding DUF6578 domain-containing protein, with product MTIRVYYEAWQMECCGDPFQVGDEVSWTIVAPDLPFNLRELVGAEVEEPRWTEEHHGDGDGVAATRARVIGIHLLVCEHTTDPKTRWAERVPGTGRLIPVRYANGHEPGDGEFEGYLVDLDPFPT from the coding sequence GTGACGATCAGGGTGTACTACGAGGCGTGGCAGATGGAGTGCTGCGGAGACCCGTTCCAGGTGGGCGACGAGGTCTCCTGGACGATTGTCGCCCCTGATCTGCCGTTCAATCTGCGCGAACTCGTCGGTGCCGAGGTCGAGGAACCGCGGTGGACGGAGGAACACCACGGGGATGGCGATGGTGTCGCGGCCACGAGGGCGCGGGTGATCGGGATCCATCTGCTGGTCTGCGAGCACACCACCGACCCGAAGACCCGATGGGCTGAACGGGTCCCCGGAACCGGCAGGCTCATCCCCGTCCGCTACGCCAACGGCCACGAGCCGGGAGACGGCGAGTTCGAGGGCTACCTGGTCGACCTCGACCCGTTCCCGACGTGA
- a CDS encoding DUF397 domain-containing protein, producing MIRASELRATWRKSSRSQNGSANCVEIADLHRLRAVRDSKNATGPTLIFDVAVFGSFLEGIRDDR from the coding sequence ATGATCCGTGCCTCGGAACTGCGCGCCACGTGGCGCAAGAGCAGCCGCAGCCAGAACGGGTCAGCGAACTGCGTTGAGATCGCCGACCTTCACAGGCTGCGGGCCGTGCGCGACTCGAAGAACGCAACCGGTCCCACGCTCATTTTCGATGTCGCCGTGTTCGGGAGCTTCCTCGAAGGCATCCGCGACGACCGCTGA
- a CDS encoding proprotein convertase P-domain-containing protein, with protein MKAKADELGGTPPPPPPPGKYFENLNNVNIPDSPGAAVFSNLAVTGVTGNAPATLKVGVDIKHTWRGDLVIDLVAPDGSTYRLKNSSGNDSADNVIATYTVNASTEVANGTWKLQVRDVARYDTGYIDAFNLTF; from the coding sequence ATCAAGGCCAAGGCGGACGAACTCGGCGGCACCCCGCCGCCGCCCCCGCCGCCGGGCAAGTACTTCGAGAACCTGAACAACGTCAACATCCCCGACTCCCCCGGCGCCGCGGTCTTCAGCAACCTGGCCGTCACCGGCGTCACCGGCAACGCACCCGCGACGCTGAAGGTCGGCGTCGACATCAAGCACACCTGGCGCGGTGACCTGGTCATCGACCTGGTGGCCCCGGACGGCTCGACCTACCGGCTGAAGAACTCCAGCGGCAACGACTCGGCCGACAACGTGATCGCCACCTACACGGTGAACGCATCGACCGAGGTCGCGAACGGCACGTGGAAGCTGCAGGTCCGCGACGTCGCCCGGTACGACACCGGCTATATCGACGCCTTCAACCTGACCTTCTGA
- a CDS encoding trypsin-like serine protease: MRKILTTASLLAAGLATALAATAGHASAAPPPSQPGDLSPQVVGGTLAAKGDFPWLVHLSMGCGGAMYTEQLVLTAAHCLDGTGPDTSIGVIYGVVDRQDPAKVTRTSTYVHSAPGFTGVTTGKDWALVKLNSPIVGAATLPIATTAAYNTGTFDIMGWGGTSEGGNSMNRYASKAKVPFVDDVTCGAQGSYPNLVKSDSVCAGYQDGGVDTCQGDSGGPMVRRDANDNWIQVGIVSWGDGCARPNKYGIYTEVSTFAAAIAAAAADLGGGTPPPPGGKVFENADNVTIADSPGAAVTSGIAVTGVTGNAPSTLKVDVDIKHSWRGDLVIDLLAPDGTAYRLKGSSSNDSADNVIATYTVNASTEVANGTWKLKVQDVARYDTGHIDSWKLTF, encoded by the coding sequence GTGCGAAAGATCCTCACCACGGCGAGCCTCTTGGCAGCGGGCCTCGCCACCGCTCTGGCGGCAACGGCGGGCCACGCGTCCGCCGCACCGCCCCCGTCGCAGCCCGGCGACCTGTCCCCGCAGGTCGTCGGCGGCACCCTGGCCGCCAAGGGCGACTTCCCCTGGCTGGTCCACCTGTCCATGGGCTGCGGCGGCGCCATGTACACCGAGCAGCTCGTGCTCACCGCCGCGCACTGCCTCGACGGCACCGGCCCGGACACCAGCATCGGCGTGATCTACGGCGTCGTCGACCGCCAGGACCCGGCCAAGGTCACCCGCACCTCGACCTACGTGCACTCCGCGCCCGGCTTCACCGGCGTGACCACCGGCAAGGACTGGGCGCTGGTCAAGCTGAACAGCCCGATCGTCGGGGCCGCGACCCTGCCGATCGCCACGACGGCGGCCTACAACACCGGCACGTTCGACATCATGGGCTGGGGCGGCACGTCCGAGGGCGGCAACTCCATGAACCGCTACGCCAGCAAGGCGAAGGTGCCGTTCGTCGATGACGTGACCTGCGGTGCGCAGGGCTCGTACCCGAACCTGGTCAAGTCCGACAGCGTCTGCGCGGGCTACCAGGACGGCGGCGTCGACACCTGCCAGGGCGACTCCGGCGGCCCGATGGTCCGCCGCGACGCCAACGACAACTGGATCCAGGTCGGCATCGTCTCCTGGGGCGACGGCTGCGCCCGGCCGAACAAGTACGGCATCTACACCGAGGTCAGCACCTTCGCCGCGGCCATCGCGGCGGCGGCGGCCGACCTCGGCGGCGGCACCCCGCCGCCGCCAGGCGGCAAGGTCTTCGAGAACGCCGACAACGTCACCATCGCCGACTCCCCCGGCGCCGCGGTCACCAGCGGCATCGCAGTCACCGGCGTGACCGGCAACGCGCCCTCGACCCTCAAGGTCGATGTCGACATCAAGCACAGCTGGCGCGGTGACCTCGTCATCGACCTGCTGGCCCCCGACGGCACCGCCTACCGGCTGAAGGGATCGAGCAGCAACGACTCGGCCGACAACGTGATCGCCACCTACACGGTGAACGCGTCGACCGAGGTCGCCAACGGCACCTGGAAGCTCAAGGTCCAGGACGTCGCCCGCTACGACACCGGACACATCGACAGCTGGAAGCTGACCTTCTGA
- a CDS encoding proprotein convertase P-domain-containing protein, producing MLYLLDYADCPKRSIGLTCDGTPPPPGKVFENANNVNIPDSPAAAVFSDVVVSGVTGNAPATLKVDVDIKHTWRGDLVIDLVAPDGSLYRLKNSSGNDSADNVIATYTVNASTEVANGTWRLKVQDVARYDTGYIDNFKLTF from the coding sequence GTGCTCTACCTGCTCGACTACGCCGACTGCCCCAAGCGCTCCATCGGCCTGACCTGCGACGGCACCCCGCCGCCCCCCGGCAAGGTCTTCGAGAACGCCAACAACGTCAACATCCCCGACTCCCCCGCCGCCGCGGTCTTCAGCGACGTCGTGGTCTCGGGTGTCACGGGCAACGCCCCGGCGACGCTGAAGGTGGACGTGGACATCAAGCACACCTGGCGCGGTGACCTGGTCATCGACCTGGTGGCCCCGGACGGCTCGCTCTACCGGCTGAAGAACTCCAGCGGCAACGACTCGGCGGACAACGTGATCGCGACCTACACGGTCAACGCGTCCACCGAGGTCGCCAACGGCACCTGGCGCCTGAAGGTCCAGGACGTCGCCCGCTACGACACCGGATACATCGACAACTTCAAGCTCACCTTCTGA
- a CDS encoding M14 family metallopeptidase, with amino-acid sequence MNRRIMSMTTAAVAAVALVVTMSGNPATGDFAAQSARASAEYLVSGARTAQDRSAIAGTGAAINGPDDSRLQVSATPNEVAKIRALGFRVDPAAAPARTQGAMAPADFPSQDSNYHNYSEMVAEIDKAVADHPGIISKQVYGKSHLNRDLIAIKISDNVATDENEPEAMFNAHQHAREHLTVEMALYLISMLTDGYSGDSRIKGIVDSREIWILPNVNPDGGEFDISTGSYQMWRKNRQPNAGSSNVGTDLNRNWSYKWGCCGGSSGDTSSETYRGPAAESAPEVKAMVNFINGRVVGGVQQITVGIDFHTYGELILWPYGYTYNDTDPGLSVDDQKIFSTIGSAMGQKNNYRPQQSSDLYITDGSILDWLWSKHRIYAYTFEMYGNGSFYPGDEIIPAQTSRNKEAVLHLLDYADCPKRSIGLTCTEVPGKVFENTNNVNIPDAGAGVTSDVAVSGLTGNAGSLKVDVDIKHTWRGDLVIDLVAPDGSTYRLKNAAGNDSADNVIATYTVDASSEATGGTWKLRVQDVARLDTGYIDNFKLTFP; translated from the coding sequence GTGAATCGCAGAATCATGTCCATGACGACGGCGGCCGTGGCCGCGGTCGCCTTGGTCGTCACGATGAGCGGGAATCCCGCGACGGGCGACTTCGCCGCCCAGAGCGCCCGCGCGTCCGCGGAATATCTGGTCAGCGGGGCCAGGACGGCCCAGGATCGCAGCGCGATCGCGGGCACCGGCGCCGCGATCAACGGTCCCGACGACAGCAGGCTACAGGTCAGCGCGACCCCGAATGAGGTCGCCAAGATCCGCGCGCTGGGCTTCCGCGTCGACCCCGCCGCCGCACCGGCACGAACCCAGGGCGCCATGGCCCCGGCCGACTTCCCGAGCCAGGACTCCAACTACCACAACTACTCGGAGATGGTCGCCGAGATCGACAAGGCGGTGGCGGACCACCCCGGCATCATCTCCAAGCAGGTCTACGGCAAGTCCCACCTGAACCGCGACCTCATCGCTATCAAGATCTCGGACAACGTCGCCACCGACGAGAACGAGCCAGAGGCGATGTTCAACGCCCACCAGCACGCCCGTGAGCACCTCACGGTCGAGATGGCGCTCTACCTGATCAGCATGCTCACCGACGGGTACAGCGGCGACAGCCGGATCAAGGGCATCGTGGACTCGCGCGAGATCTGGATCCTGCCCAACGTCAACCCCGACGGCGGCGAGTTCGACATCTCCACCGGCTCGTACCAGATGTGGCGCAAGAACCGGCAGCCGAACGCGGGCAGCTCCAACGTCGGCACCGACCTCAATCGCAACTGGTCCTACAAGTGGGGCTGCTGCGGGGGTTCCTCCGGCGACACCAGCTCGGAGACCTACCGCGGCCCGGCCGCGGAGTCGGCCCCCGAGGTCAAGGCCATGGTCAACTTCATCAACGGCCGCGTGGTCGGCGGCGTGCAGCAGATCACCGTCGGCATCGACTTCCACACCTACGGCGAGCTGATCCTCTGGCCGTACGGCTACACCTACAACGACACCGACCCCGGTCTCAGCGTGGACGATCAGAAGATCTTCTCCACGATCGGCAGCGCGATGGGGCAAAAGAACAACTACCGGCCGCAGCAGTCGTCGGACCTCTACATCACCGATGGCTCGATCCTCGACTGGCTGTGGAGCAAGCACCGGATCTACGCCTACACCTTCGAGATGTACGGCAACGGCTCGTTCTACCCCGGCGACGAGATCATCCCGGCGCAGACCTCGCGCAACAAGGAGGCCGTGCTCCACCTGCTCGACTACGCCGACTGTCCCAAGCGCTCCATCGGGCTGACCTGCACGGAAGTTCCCGGCAAGGTCTTCGAGAACACCAACAACGTCAACATCCCCGACGCGGGCGCGGGCGTCACGAGCGACGTCGCGGTGAGCGGGCTGACCGGCAACGCCGGGTCGCTCAAGGTCGACGTCGACATCAAGCACACCTGGCGCGGCGACCTCGTCATCGACCTGGTGGCGCCGGACGGCTCCACCTACCGGCTGAAGAACGCCGCGGGGAACGACTCCGCCGACAACGTGATCGCCACGTACACGGTGGACGCCTCCAGCGAGGCGACCGGCGGGACCTGGAAGCTGCGGGTCCAGGACGTCGCCCGGCTCGACACCGGCTATATCGACAATTTCAAACTCACCTTCCCGTAA